A single region of the Hoeflea prorocentri genome encodes:
- a CDS encoding UDP-3-O-(3-hydroxymyristoyl)glucosamine N-acyltransferase yields the protein MKAQEIANALGGEVTGDPELEIERAVQPDLADGKGDMAVAISPDFFQGLATTRAAAAILPAGVTGIEIAPHTVIRVPADRKTLPTLSALFRNRPNTATGVHSTAVIGQNVTLGDNVSIGPLCYVADNAIIGDGTTLVSHVTVGENSELGGDSIVYSGARIGIGVKIGSRAVIHPNAAIGADGFSFHPVDPGNVEAVKATGKVSDKADRNSSLLKNESLGGVIIGNDVEIGASTCIDSGTLKPTSIGDGTKIDDLVMIGHNVRIGEHCVLCAQAGIAGSTVIGDRVTLGGRAGIGDNLKIGDDAIIGAAAGVGTSVPAGGVYYGMPAVPRERAHRDVINIRKLDRVIKKVEGK from the coding sequence TTGAAGGCACAGGAAATCGCCAATGCGCTCGGCGGCGAGGTAACCGGCGATCCCGAGCTCGAAATCGAGCGGGCCGTCCAGCCCGATCTCGCCGATGGCAAAGGCGATATGGCGGTTGCCATCAGCCCGGATTTCTTTCAAGGCCTTGCAACGACGAGGGCCGCCGCTGCTATCTTGCCGGCAGGCGTCACGGGAATAGAGATTGCACCTCACACGGTCATTCGCGTTCCCGCAGACCGCAAAACGCTCCCGACCCTGTCTGCCCTTTTTCGCAATCGGCCCAACACCGCCACCGGGGTCCACTCGACCGCAGTGATCGGTCAGAATGTGACGCTTGGAGACAATGTCAGCATAGGGCCGCTTTGCTATGTTGCTGACAACGCGATTATCGGTGATGGGACAACGCTGGTTTCGCATGTCACGGTTGGCGAAAATTCCGAACTCGGCGGCGACTCAATCGTCTATTCCGGTGCTCGTATCGGCATTGGCGTGAAAATCGGTTCGCGTGCCGTGATCCACCCGAATGCAGCGATCGGCGCCGACGGCTTCAGCTTTCATCCGGTCGACCCCGGCAATGTCGAGGCAGTCAAGGCAACCGGCAAAGTCTCGGACAAGGCGGACCGGAACTCCTCACTTCTTAAGAACGAAAGTCTCGGCGGCGTGATCATCGGCAACGATGTCGAAATCGGAGCATCGACCTGCATCGACTCCGGCACGCTGAAGCCCACCTCCATCGGCGACGGAACGAAAATCGACGACCTTGTCATGATCGGTCACAACGTACGCATTGGTGAACACTGCGTCCTGTGTGCGCAGGCCGGAATTGCCGGAAGCACGGTCATCGGCGACCGGGTCACGCTTGGCGGCCGGGCCGGGATCGGAGACAATCTGAAGATCGGCGACGATGCGATCATCGGCGCCGCTGCCGGGGTCGGAACATCCGTGCCGGCCGGTGGCGTCTATTACGGCATGCCGGCAGTGCCGCGTGAACGTGCGCATCGTGACGTTATCAATATTCGCAAATTGGACCGGGTAATAAAGAAAGTGGAAGGTAAATAG
- a CDS encoding ABC transporter permease, with product MSLPPRTDSQPSGSAGGQNGNIDTRHEPDVEVSQAGDQTLVSLSGNWQLYCVAEIDATMRDLEASIQKGSVTVDFARVGKVDTSGALIVERLRDHLEIKGCDVVYQSVSEEQTILLEAVGNAFRVKPSDEEQGIRQRLVDRIFEPIGRLTVSFWDDFIAAMYILGSAVRGTQLKLDRSSGISVAAIVSQMDHMGVRAVPIIALMSFLIGGIIAQQGAFQLRYFGAEIFVVDLVGILQLREIGVLLTAIMIAGRSGSAVTAEIGSMKMREEVDALKVMGLNPVGVLVFPRLVALTVMLPALTIVANFTALLGAGVTTWVYSGITPDTFLSRLREAIDMSTIISGMIKAPFMALIIGIVSSVEGLKVGGSAESLGRHVTSAVVKSIFVVILVDGIFAIFYGAIDF from the coding sequence ATGTCGTTGCCACCTCGAACTGATTCCCAGCCATCAGGCTCCGCCGGGGGTCAAAACGGAAATATCGATACGCGTCATGAGCCTGATGTCGAGGTATCGCAGGCAGGCGACCAGACTCTCGTTTCATTGTCCGGCAACTGGCAGCTTTATTGTGTCGCCGAGATCGACGCGACCATGCGGGATCTTGAGGCGTCCATACAAAAAGGCAGCGTTACCGTTGATTTTGCCAGGGTGGGCAAGGTCGATACATCCGGAGCGCTCATTGTTGAGCGCTTGCGTGATCATCTCGAGATAAAGGGCTGTGACGTCGTTTATCAGTCCGTCAGCGAGGAGCAGACAATCCTGCTCGAAGCTGTCGGCAATGCATTTCGGGTCAAGCCTTCGGATGAAGAACAGGGCATCCGCCAGCGTCTTGTCGACCGGATTTTCGAGCCGATCGGCCGGCTGACGGTCTCGTTCTGGGACGATTTTATCGCGGCCATGTACATCCTCGGTTCTGCGGTGCGCGGAACGCAGCTCAAGCTCGACCGGTCATCAGGGATTTCAGTGGCCGCGATTGTAAGCCAGATGGATCATATGGGGGTCAGGGCGGTGCCGATTATCGCTTTGATGTCCTTCCTTATCGGCGGAATCATTGCCCAGCAAGGGGCGTTCCAGCTTCGCTATTTCGGCGCGGAGATCTTTGTGGTCGATCTTGTCGGCATCCTGCAATTGCGTGAAATCGGCGTGCTGCTGACTGCAATCATGATCGCCGGCCGGTCCGGCTCGGCGGTGACTGCGGAAATCGGCTCGATGAAGATGCGCGAAGAGGTCGATGCGCTGAAGGTCATGGGCCTTAATCCGGTCGGTGTCCTGGTTTTCCCGCGTCTGGTTGCCTTGACCGTTATGCTGCCGGCGCTAACGATTGTCGCAAATTTCACGGCCCTGTTGGGGGCAGGTGTGACGACGTGGGTCTATTCCGGCATCACGCCTGATACATTCCTTTCGCGGCTGCGCGAAGCCATCGACATGTCGACCATCATTTCCGGCATGATAAAGGCCCCGTTCATGGCGCTCATCATCGGTATCGTCTCGTCCGTCGAAGGCCTCAAGGTCGGCGGCAGTGCTGAATCCCTTGGACGGCACGTGACATCGGCGGTCGTCAAATCCATATTTGTGGTGATTCTGGTGGACGGTATTTTCGCCATTTTCTACGGAGCGATCGATTTCTGA
- a CDS encoding ABC transporter ATP-binding protein, with the protein MANQSHEHFKLGVPKTDEEGRECILEARNISVAFGTHQVLKSLDLDIWRGEILGFVGASGAGKSVLLRTVLQLSARQEGTIKILGIDYDTATPRQRIALDMRLGVLFQHGALFSALTVLENIQVPMREYLDLPQALMDELALVKIELVGLRPETASLYPSELSGGMIKRAALARALALDPDLVFLDEPTSGLDPISAAEFDELIAKLRDTLGLTVYMVTHDLDSLFSVCDRIAVLGNKKIIVEGTIKDMLASDEPWVRSYFHGKRARSLVRAK; encoded by the coding sequence ATGGCGAACCAATCCCACGAACATTTCAAGCTTGGTGTGCCCAAAACAGATGAAGAGGGCCGCGAGTGCATTTTGGAAGCGCGCAACATCAGTGTTGCTTTCGGAACGCATCAGGTTCTCAAAAGTCTCGACCTGGATATCTGGCGCGGGGAGATTCTCGGATTTGTGGGTGCATCGGGTGCCGGTAAATCGGTTCTGTTGCGCACGGTCCTGCAACTGTCAGCGCGGCAGGAAGGCACCATCAAAATTCTTGGGATCGACTATGACACTGCGACGCCGCGTCAACGTATCGCGCTCGACATGCGGCTTGGCGTGTTATTCCAGCATGGGGCGTTGTTTTCCGCCCTGACGGTGCTTGAGAACATTCAGGTGCCCATGCGCGAATATCTGGACTTGCCGCAAGCGTTGATGGACGAACTGGCGCTGGTCAAGATCGAGCTGGTGGGACTGAGGCCTGAAACGGCGTCGCTTTACCCTTCGGAACTCTCGGGCGGCATGATAAAGCGTGCGGCATTGGCGCGCGCTCTGGCGCTAGATCCGGATCTTGTGTTTCTGGATGAGCCGACATCCGGTCTTGACCCGATCAGCGCCGCTGAATTTGACGAATTGATCGCCAAACTGCGTGATACGCTGGGTTTGACGGTCTATATGGTCACACACGACCTGGACAGTCTGTTTTCGGTCTGTGATCGTATCGCCGTGCTCGGCAACAAGAAGATTATCGTCGAGGGCACGATTAAAGACATGTTGGCCAGTGACGAACCATGGGTACGGTCCTATTTCCATGGGAAACGCGCACGTTCGCTTGTGCGGGCGAAATGA
- a CDS encoding MlaD family protein: METKANYTLVGVFTLIVMVAAFGFVYWMATFGKTGQTAQLEIRIPGSAGGLSVGAPVLFNGIRVGAVQSLTIDGVDPNFVLAMTQVRASAPVYETTKAKLGIQGLTGQAHIELSGGDKTGPNILEQAVEKGSYAILTADESSVTNLLATAEDILGRVNSAVKGIEEFVETAKGPLTRTVENAEKFSDALAANSDGISDFLKNVSSLSETIENVSGKLETIVTRADQLIAAVEPDKVAAIVDNVEKVTADVAKASPEIEPLVEDLKVAASNFAQLGEEASAVLSRADTLIASIDPEKIQQTVDNVAAASEQAREGIASITTVANTIENRTDQINQIITNVGQLSSRLNDAALKVQTTLDKVDGFLGNGDASGLVAEAKKTLQTFQQVGEKINAHIGPIASNLQRFTGSGLRDFDALVSEARRSITRIERTFTKIGDDPQSLLFGTSGDVKTYDGRRRR; encoded by the coding sequence ATGGAAACCAAAGCGAACTATACGCTGGTCGGGGTTTTTACGCTCATCGTCATGGTGGCGGCGTTCGGCTTTGTGTACTGGATGGCGACATTCGGCAAAACCGGTCAGACCGCACAGCTTGAAATCCGCATCCCGGGTTCGGCCGGCGGCCTGAGCGTCGGCGCGCCGGTGCTGTTCAACGGTATTCGCGTGGGTGCCGTTCAGTCCCTGACGATCGACGGCGTCGATCCGAATTTCGTGTTGGCCATGACCCAAGTTCGGGCCTCTGCGCCCGTTTATGAGACAACCAAAGCCAAACTGGGCATTCAGGGGCTGACGGGCCAGGCGCACATCGAACTAAGCGGTGGCGATAAAACCGGCCCGAATATTCTGGAACAGGCTGTCGAGAAAGGCAGCTACGCCATCCTGACTGCGGATGAGTCCAGCGTGACAAACCTGCTCGCGACCGCCGAGGATATTCTTGGACGGGTTAACAGTGCGGTCAAAGGCATTGAGGAATTTGTTGAAACGGCAAAGGGCCCGCTGACGCGAACGGTGGAAAACGCGGAAAAATTCTCTGATGCGCTTGCCGCCAATTCGGATGGCATCAGCGACTTCCTCAAGAATGTGTCCTCGCTTTCAGAGACGATCGAGAATGTATCCGGCAAGCTTGAAACCATCGTAACGCGGGCGGATCAGCTCATCGCTGCCGTCGAGCCGGACAAAGTTGCGGCGATTGTCGATAATGTCGAAAAGGTTACTGCCGACGTTGCAAAAGCGTCGCCTGAAATCGAGCCGTTGGTTGAGGACCTCAAGGTTGCCGCATCGAATTTTGCGCAGCTGGGTGAGGAAGCCAGTGCCGTGCTCAGCCGCGCCGATACACTGATTGCGTCCATTGATCCGGAAAAGATACAACAGACCGTCGACAATGTTGCAGCGGCCAGCGAGCAGGCGAGAGAAGGGATTGCCAGCATTACGACGGTTGCCAATACGATCGAGAACCGGACCGACCAGATCAATCAGATCATCACCAATGTCGGCCAGCTCTCCAGCCGGCTTAACGACGCGGCTTTGAAGGTCCAGACAACGCTCGACAAGGTTGACGGTTTCCTCGGCAATGGCGATGCGTCCGGACTTGTGGCGGAGGCGAAGAAAACGCTGCAGACATTCCAGCAGGTTGGCGAGAAGATCAATGCTCATATCGGGCCGATCGCTTCCAACCTTCAGCGGTTCACCGGATCGGGGCTGCGTGATTTCGATGCGCTCGTTTCGGAGGCGCGCCGTTCGATTACGCGGATCGAACGTACGTTCACGAAAATCGGAGACGATCCGCAGAGTCTCCTTTTCGGCACATCCGGTGACGTAAAGACCTATGATGGGCGGCGTCGGCGTTGA
- a CDS encoding ABC-type transport auxiliary lipoprotein family protein has product MIGTMALGGCAALGSGAKKDTYELSGIPPVSGPYSKRRQIVVTDPSALKSLDGANIVIRTSPSSIQYLGKSQWADNLPAIIQEKLIEAFEDSGRLGGVGKPGDGIAVDYLISPSIRSFEIITGSGDTAVVEISVRIINDRNGVVRAQRVFQSTAPVLGASNEAFVSALDRANGEVMNEIVAWVLKIV; this is encoded by the coding sequence ATGATCGGCACCATGGCGCTGGGTGGTTGCGCGGCGCTTGGCAGTGGTGCGAAGAAAGATACCTATGAGCTCTCCGGAATTCCTCCGGTCTCTGGGCCCTATTCGAAACGGCGCCAGATTGTTGTGACCGATCCGTCGGCGCTCAAGTCGCTGGACGGGGCCAATATCGTCATCCGGACATCACCTTCATCGATTCAATATCTCGGCAAATCGCAATGGGCCGATAACCTGCCGGCGATCATTCAGGAGAAGCTGATCGAGGCGTTTGAGGATTCCGGCCGTCTGGGCGGCGTTGGAAAGCCCGGTGACGGGATCGCCGTCGACTACCTCATTTCGCCGAGTATCAGATCCTTTGAAATCATCACCGGCAGCGGCGATACAGCGGTTGTGGAAATTTCCGTGCGCATCATCAATGACAGGAATGGCGTTGTGCGGGCGCAGCGTGTGTTCCAGTCGACTGCACCGGTCCTTGGCGCAAGCAATGAGGCGTTTGTCTCGGCGCTTGACAGAGCCAATGGAGAGGTCATGAACGAGATCGTCGCCTGGGTTCTCAAGATCGTCTGA
- a CDS encoding Hpt domain-containing protein produces MVAHLEIFEPPQCEQGKSPSSERPIDLVHLARQTSGDKETETEVLCLFARQARQCVNQICGTNHLTETKDLLAVVRTLRGSANSVGAFSVSRAAQYLETDPMDGQLHDALTDAVVDVENFIFGLAR; encoded by the coding sequence ATGGTTGCGCATCTGGAAATATTCGAGCCGCCTCAATGCGAGCAGGGCAAGAGCCCGTCGAGCGAGCGGCCGATCGATCTGGTCCATCTTGCACGGCAGACCAGCGGCGACAAGGAAACAGAGACGGAAGTCCTTTGTTTGTTTGCGCGCCAGGCCCGTCAGTGCGTCAATCAGATTTGTGGAACAAATCATCTGACAGAGACCAAGGATCTTCTCGCCGTTGTGCGGACTTTGCGCGGATCGGCCAACAGTGTGGGCGCGTTCAGCGTGTCACGTGCGGCGCAATACCTGGAAACAGATCCGATGGACGGGCAGCTTCATGACGCGCTGACCGATGCCGTTGTCGATGTTGAAAACTTCATTTTCGGGTTGGCGCGATAA
- a CDS encoding 2Fe-2S iron-sulfur cluster-binding protein, whose amino-acid sequence MTKLTIVANDGTKFEIDAENGSTVMENAIRNAVPGIEAECGGACACATCHVYVDNEWSETVGAPEVMEEDMLDFAFDVRPTSRLSCQIKVSDELDGLVVHVPERQA is encoded by the coding sequence ATGACAAAGCTGACCATTGTCGCCAACGACGGCACCAAGTTTGAAATCGATGCCGAAAACGGTTCGACGGTGATGGAAAATGCCATCCGCAATGCCGTACCCGGCATAGAAGCGGAATGCGGCGGTGCCTGCGCCTGCGCAACCTGTCACGTCTATGTCGACAATGAATGGAGTGAAACCGTCGGTGCGCCCGAGGTGATGGAAGAGGACATGCTGGATTTTGCTTTCGACGTGAGACCAACATCCAGGTTATCCTGTCAGATCAAGGTTTCAGATGAACTCGACGGCCTTGTCGTGCATGTGCCGGAACGTCAGGCATAG
- a CDS encoding NAD(P)/FAD-dependent oxidoreductase — protein sequence MTEIVETDVVIVGAGPVGLFAVFELGLCDLQCHLIDILDRPGGQCTELYPEKPIYDIPAWPVISGQELTDKLLEQIRPFSPQFHLNRMVTALRKLDDGSFEVETDEGEIFRAKVVVIAAGGGSFQPKRPPIPGIEAFEGKSVHYSVRRMEEFRDHDLLIVGGGDSALDWTLNLHPVARSITLVHRRPQFRAADDSVNKMFALRDEGAISFEMGQITGLNGDDGQLNSAVLKSEDGEQEISCSRMLPFFGLTMKLGPIADWGLNLHENLITVDTEKFETSEPGIFAIGDINWYPGKLKLILSGFHEAALMTQAACSIVRPDERVVFQYTTSSTSLQKKLGVK from the coding sequence ATGACCGAAATCGTTGAAACGGATGTCGTAATCGTGGGGGCGGGCCCTGTTGGCCTGTTCGCTGTTTTCGAGCTCGGCCTTTGCGATCTGCAATGCCATCTCATTGACATACTGGATCGGCCCGGCGGCCAGTGTACGGAGCTATATCCGGAAAAGCCTATCTATGACATTCCCGCATGGCCGGTGATCTCGGGCCAGGAGCTGACGGACAAGCTTTTGGAGCAGATCCGGCCGTTCTCGCCGCAGTTTCACCTCAACCGCATGGTCACCGCCCTTCGCAAGCTGGACGACGGCAGCTTCGAGGTCGAGACGGATGAGGGCGAGATTTTCCGCGCCAAGGTGGTTGTCATTGCCGCCGGCGGTGGCTCGTTCCAGCCCAAAAGGCCGCCGATACCCGGCATAGAAGCTTTTGAAGGTAAAAGTGTGCATTACTCCGTGCGGCGCATGGAAGAGTTTCGTGACCACGATCTCCTGATCGTTGGTGGCGGTGACTCCGCACTCGACTGGACCCTCAACCTGCATCCCGTTGCCCGGTCCATTACGCTTGTTCATCGCAGACCGCAGTTTCGGGCGGCGGATGACAGCGTCAACAAAATGTTCGCCTTGCGCGATGAGGGCGCCATCAGCTTTGAGATGGGGCAGATTACCGGCCTCAATGGCGATGATGGTCAACTCAATTCGGCGGTGCTGAAATCCGAGGACGGTGAGCAGGAAATCAGTTGCTCCAGAATGCTGCCGTTCTTTGGCCTGACCATGAAACTGGGGCCGATTGCCGATTGGGGCCTCAATCTTCATGAAAACCTGATCACGGTCGACACGGAGAAGTTCGAAACCAGTGAACCAGGTATTTTCGCAATCGGCGATATCAACTGGTACCCCGGCAAATTGAAACTGATCCTGTCCGGCTTCCATGAAGCCGCTTTGATGACGCAGGCCGCATGCAGTATCGTCAGGCCGGATGAGCGTGTGGTGTTTCAGTACACGACCTCATCCACAAGTCTGCAAAAGAAGCTGGGCGTAAAGTAG
- the folP gene encoding dihydropteroate synthase, which produces MTGADTTIQSGQSPYARRTWRLAHGRTMELGPRGHLMGILNVTPDSFSDGGRFAGIDAAVAAAEGMVSDGAAIVDIGGESTRPGADPVDAATEQARVLPVIEALSKRGDVIISIDTYRAETARLAVRAGAHVINDVWGLQRDPEMAALVAALGAGVCIMHTGRERKKANDVMEDQALFLRQSLEFAGAGGIGQDAIVLDPGFGFAKDVDENVELMARFSELHALGYPLIAGTSRKRFVGAVSGRDTDERDVASAATTAMLRLEGAAIFRVHEVAANRDALAMADAVVTQRNMETRI; this is translated from the coding sequence ATGACAGGGGCCGATACGACCATACAATCCGGGCAATCGCCCTATGCGCGCCGCACCTGGCGTCTGGCGCATGGGCGCACGATGGAACTCGGCCCGCGCGGACATCTCATGGGCATTTTGAATGTCACTCCGGATTCATTTTCAGACGGTGGCCGGTTTGCCGGCATCGATGCGGCGGTTGCCGCAGCCGAAGGCATGGTCTCGGACGGGGCGGCAATTGTCGACATTGGCGGCGAATCCACACGGCCGGGTGCCGATCCGGTTGACGCCGCGACGGAACAAGCCCGTGTTCTGCCTGTCATCGAAGCGTTGTCGAAACGCGGTGATGTTATTATTTCGATCGATACATACCGGGCGGAAACAGCTCGTCTGGCCGTTCGTGCGGGCGCGCACGTCATCAATGATGTGTGGGGCCTGCAACGGGATCCGGAGATGGCGGCGCTGGTGGCGGCGCTTGGCGCGGGCGTGTGCATCATGCACACGGGCCGCGAACGGAAAAAAGCCAATGATGTCATGGAAGATCAAGCGCTTTTCCTTCGTCAGTCGCTGGAGTTTGCAGGCGCCGGCGGAATAGGGCAGGACGCGATCGTCCTCGATCCGGGCTTTGGCTTTGCCAAGGACGTGGACGAGAATGTGGAGCTGATGGCGCGCTTTTCGGAACTTCACGCTTTGGGATACCCGTTGATTGCCGGTACGTCACGCAAGCGCTTCGTTGGAGCCGTCAGCGGCCGGGACACGGATGAACGCGACGTTGCGTCGGCCGCAACAACCGCGATGCTGCGCCTTGAAGGTGCCGCGATCTTCAGGGTCCACGAGGTCGCCGCAAACAGGGATGCATTGGCTATGGCCGACGCCGTTGTGACCCAACGCAATATGGAGACCCGGATATGA
- the folB gene encoding dihydroneopterin aldolase, which produces MSETYRIGLKNCVFFARHGVFEAEAQLGQSFHVDIDMDVACGDALQSDNPGDAVDYGAVHTSVQEIVTGERFKLIEALAYKIGQALCMQFPAIRKVMVTIRKPGAPIEGVFDHAEVRVEYVSD; this is translated from the coding sequence ATGAGCGAGACCTACAGGATCGGTCTGAAAAACTGTGTGTTTTTTGCCCGGCACGGTGTTTTTGAGGCCGAGGCGCAACTGGGTCAGAGTTTTCACGTCGACATTGATATGGACGTGGCGTGCGGCGATGCGCTGCAATCGGACAATCCCGGCGATGCAGTGGATTACGGTGCTGTTCATACATCTGTGCAGGAGATCGTGACGGGAGAACGCTTCAAGCTCATCGAGGCGCTCGCCTATAAAATAGGTCAAGCGCTTTGCATGCAATTTCCAGCCATTCGCAAAGTTATGGTGACGATCCGCAAGCCAGGTGCGCCCATAGAGGGCGTTTTCGATCATGCCGAGGTGCGTGTTGAATACGTCTCCGATTAG
- the folK gene encoding 2-amino-4-hydroxy-6-hydroxymethyldihydropteridine diphosphokinase, whose translation MPRCVLNTSPISCALGLGGNIGEPKRSMAQALRSLDQMDLIHVRDVSRLYRTPPWGKTDQAWFFNSCALIETYMQPHALLDACLSVERELKRERRERWGPRIIDIDVLTYSNRSVHEEGLTIPHPHMHERAFVLLPLLDIAPDLAVAGKRIAEWVAEADSAGIEAVSEDGLWWR comes from the coding sequence ATGCCGAGGTGCGTGTTGAATACGTCTCCGATTAGTTGCGCGCTTGGCCTTGGGGGAAACATCGGTGAGCCCAAAAGGAGCATGGCCCAGGCCCTGCGTTCGCTTGATCAAATGGACCTGATCCATGTCCGCGACGTGTCGCGGCTTTACAGAACACCGCCCTGGGGCAAGACGGATCAGGCCTGGTTCTTCAACAGTTGCGCGCTGATTGAGACGTATATGCAGCCGCACGCGCTTCTGGATGCGTGCCTGTCGGTAGAACGGGAGCTCAAACGCGAACGGCGCGAACGCTGGGGGCCGCGCATCATCGATATCGATGTACTGACCTATTCCAACCGTTCCGTTCACGAGGAAGGGCTGACCATTCCGCATCCGCACATGCACGAACGAGCCTTCGTTTTGTTGCCGTTACTTGACATTGCGCCGGATCTTGCAGTCGCCGGGAAACGCATTGCCGAATGGGTTGCTGAAGCCGACAGCGCAGGCATTGAAGCGGTAAGCGAAGACGGTCTGTGGTGGCGTTGA
- a CDS encoding ArsR/SmtB family transcription factor, with protein MDESVAAKSLSALGHEARLAVFRLLVRAGEDGLNVGEIGLHLEIPPSTLAHHLSTLVDVGLVRQKRFGREIRNYAEYDRMTGLVDFLTRECCAGVGQPS; from the coding sequence ATGGACGAATCTGTTGCCGCTAAATCGCTTTCCGCTCTCGGTCACGAGGCCCGGCTTGCCGTCTTTCGCCTGCTGGTCAGGGCAGGGGAAGACGGGCTGAATGTCGGTGAAATTGGGCTGCATCTTGAAATCCCGCCCTCGACCCTTGCCCATCATCTTTCGACGCTTGTGGATGTCGGGCTTGTCCGTCAGAAGCGGTTTGGGCGGGAAATCCGCAATTACGCGGAATATGACCGAATGACAGGTCTTGTCGATTTCCTCACACGGGAATGCTGCGCTGGCGTTGGTCAGCCGTCATAA
- a CDS encoding YcjF family protein — protein sequence MTNRNRKPAAFDVDTEAAAPKPVKTATKPRKPGAISQGFEFSEPAADPFDERQTDNQEYAALAETLTPQVARPRRRGPSFGKIAASALGLLFSLAFAVWVDGLIQDYFLRSPWLGWTATLLTAIAVAALAGLAIREVRALARLNTVQTIRDASDAARLEKNPAKAKSVQKRLIALFSGRPETARARRQLKELDGDIIDGPHLIELTETQLLGPVDIEARRMIINASKRVSVVTALSPRALLDIGYVLYEAVRLIRGIALLYGGRPGTLGAIRLTRNVIAHLAVTGTMSMGDGVIQQLMGHGLASKLSARLGEGVVNGLMTARIGITAVDLCRPMAFHHLKRPGIGEFVSDLTRQAAGAGKKKDNEPV from the coding sequence ATGACAAACAGAAATCGCAAACCGGCAGCCTTCGACGTCGATACTGAGGCTGCTGCGCCAAAACCGGTAAAGACAGCAACCAAGCCCCGCAAACCGGGGGCTATTTCACAGGGCTTTGAATTTAGCGAACCCGCAGCCGACCCGTTTGATGAGCGCCAGACCGACAATCAGGAATATGCCGCGCTGGCCGAAACGCTGACGCCGCAGGTTGCACGCCCGCGGCGACGCGGCCCGTCCTTCGGAAAAATAGCAGCGAGTGCTCTTGGACTTTTGTTCTCGCTGGCATTCGCCGTATGGGTCGATGGCCTGATCCAGGACTACTTCCTGCGCTCTCCATGGCTGGGCTGGACGGCAACCCTGCTAACCGCCATCGCCGTTGCCGCGCTGGCCGGCCTGGCAATACGCGAAGTACGCGCTCTGGCGCGCCTCAACACGGTTCAAACCATCCGCGATGCAAGCGATGCGGCGCGGCTGGAAAAGAACCCGGCCAAGGCCAAATCCGTCCAAAAACGCCTGATCGCACTATTTTCCGGTCGGCCTGAAACGGCGCGCGCACGCAGACAGTTAAAGGAACTCGACGGCGACATCATCGATGGCCCGCATCTCATCGAACTGACCGAGACGCAATTGCTGGGGCCGGTGGATATCGAAGCCCGCCGCATGATCATCAATGCCTCAAAACGCGTGTCGGTCGTCACCGCGTTGAGCCCGCGTGCCCTGCTGGACATCGGCTATGTGCTCTACGAAGCCGTTCGGCTCATCAGAGGCATTGCCCTGCTCTATGGCGGACGCCCCGGAACGCTTGGCGCTATCCGCCTGACCCGTAACGTCATTGCGCATCTCGCGGTGACCGGGACGATGTCGATGGGCGATGGCGTCATCCAGCAGCTTATGGGACATGGCCTCGCCAGCAAGCTTTCGGCGCGGCTTGGCGAGGGCGTGGTCAATGGATTGATGACGGCACGCATCGGGATCACGGCCGTGGATTTGTGCCGACCGATGGCGTTTCACCATCTGAAGCGCCCCGGAATCGGCGAGTTTGTCAGCGACCTGACACGGCAGGCGGCCGGCGCCGGGAAGAAGAAGGACAACGAGCCGGTCTAG